CTTATCCGGAAGGCCCACATAAAAGATGCGGAAAATAGTGAGTATtgatgatgaaaaaaaaattcaaaagaGATATAAtctggaaagaagaaaaatactAAGAGATGAAAATGtgagaggaaaaagagttAAGAAAAACTGAAAGAAATAGGTAATAAATGATGAAACTGGGAGATGGAAGGATGGATACCgtgagatgaagaagaaaagtcTTTAGACGAGTCCATGTAACAGTTCAAGGGGTACGTATCGAATGACCGTATGTCATCCTAGAACCGTGGAATGCTGATTGATGGTTGATGAattgagagaaaagaaagggtgATGATGGATTTGGTGGTATTAACGATATCGAAAGTGTTATTGGTTTATGAGTTTGTGCTGGGTATGtgaatgtttgtttttccGTTGATAACGCTGTACCTGAAAGGAAGATAGATAGCAGGGAAACCAATATGCTTAATGGCTCGACAGCGATGTATGAGACAAGTCGCAgcagatgacgaagaaggcGAATGCAGGCAGCAATAAAAGTGGTGCATACGCGAGCAAGTCAGGCGATGAGAGTGACAAGACGAGGAACAAGAAACTGTAAATCTCAGAGACCCAGAGATAATGAGGAGTAAATGAATGTGGTGAGATGAACGAGAGTCGAGCCATAAGGCATTACTTTGATTCTTCAATGTTGGGTCTTCACGAAATCGTACTGGCGTGGAAGAGAGATGTTGGATGAATATTGGTAGGAGGAATGGGCAGAATCTTGAAGAGGTTGAGCACAAATACAAAGAGATTCACCAATCAAGGAGAACTCCTGAAATCATGACTCGTGAGACATAGAAGGGCATAAATGGGCCATGTCATCGTCAATAAGGCATCCGAATTGGACCATAGGTCTCAGAGCGGACAATGGATGTGCGAACgcctttctttgctttgagCGTAGTCGCCTTAATAGGTGGTGGGCAAGGGCTATCCCCCAGGTCAGTGTCCGTGTCGTCAGCGTCTGCGGTGACATTGCCGTCTTCAGCGAGCGTCATTAGTCCAGACCCAGTACCGTTGCCGCCACGGCGACTACGAGCAGCCGTGGCTGCAGCGAAAAGGCTGGGAGGAGCACTGGGGGCAGTGTTGCGTTtgggttgttgttgctgctgttgaccAAAGGAGAGAGACTTGCCGTTGGCATCACCATAGGCGTACGACTTATGGCGGCCGAATTTAGCCTTGCGGAATTGGTCGAGATCCTCACGCCGAGAAGTAGCGTGGTTGGGATCGTCCATAGTCACATAGCCGCATGGTTCACACCGGTGAGCAGAATCCTTAAAGTACTGGCAATACCCGCCCTCGAGAATATAGACTTCCGGATAATGAATCTTTGGGTACACATGATTGTTCATAGCACGATCCTTAGCACGCAGATGCTTTGCACTATCCATTGCTTAGTTTAACCGTCTAAATCAATGTGCCAGATGAGGGTACTCACAAAGTGGGCCCTCTTTTGGCACTGAATTCGCAATGGAAGACAAGGATGGTTTTCCTTGCCTTATCGCCACTTACGGACGCTTTAGGTTTAGTCAAGCTTGGGCCGAGGAGGAGCTCCTCCacggcggcggtggtgttgATGTTTACTGCTCCAGGAATATGACCACCATTATACTCATAATCGAATCGACAATCTATGATATGGTATGCGATGATATCCTCGTCGTACTTTCCGTCCAAAAGATCGTTCAGCTATCGAGCAGCTGGATCAGTGGATTTGAGAGCTCCAGGAAAGACAAAAACGAACCGTGTCACATGTAATTCTCATTAAACCGTCCTCAGTCACTCGGTGGCAAGGAAGAAGTTTTCCATGCGCTTCGTTATCTCCAAAGCCTGGTAATCCAGCGGCCATAAATTTAGCAGAAGGACTTTCGTTTTGCACCAAGGCAGTCACACCCGTAAGGGGTCTAAAGTCCTCTGTACCATCGCAGCGTCTGATAGTCTTCACCTGCTGCCGTTTTGAGTAGGCCTGAGCAGGAGACGACATATCCTGGCCTTCAAAAGAAgtttcatcctcctcaagttCTGTATAGACAGAAGGTGGGAGGAAAGCAGAGAAGGCACGACGAACAGGCGCAGAGCCTCTGGGACTGGGATCTTCTTCCGAATCTCGTGAAATCGAAGGGGGGGACTCTAAAGTGGGATACGCTGACTGAGCATGCTGATCATATGGTTGTACCATGGCAGAAAGTACAGGTCGACGAGGACGCCTGAGGAAGCTTGCTGAGGGTGCACCAAGACCTTGCAGTCCGGGTTTCCCTAGACGAGAGGCTGCAGCTCCAGCAGCCATTCGTTCTAACTTCGATTCGGAAGGAGAGGACGGCGGTATAGGAGAGGATGATTGATATTTAGGAGCACGAGCAGATTCGGGGGAAAACGAACGGCGTTTCCTGAGCTCTGGACCAGCAGGCGATTCGAAAGACCGACGAGGAGACATCGTATCGTGAAACAGTTGGTTGAAATCGGTAATTGTTGGCGCTGCTGACTCTGGCACAGGATCAAAGTCTGCTGGCTCTATGGCAGAATCAGCGATGTAGGATGTATCCACATCCATAGCATCATCCATCGGTGATGAAGGCTGGCGGAAACCCTGCATTGCGGAAATGTATCAGAGGCTGCCACAAGAGAAAGCAAATAAATTCACCTCTGGTGTAGGAGGCTCTGGGACGCGCGAAGTAGCGAGCCATTCAAAAGGCAAAGCAGATCTCTGTGTCTTCTTCGTACCCTGAGTCCCGCTGCTTGATTTTGTGGCCTGACCAATGGCAAGCTGTGGGCTAGACAATAGCTGGCTGTTGCTATTACTGAGGTCGTTTCCAAACAAACGAGCTCCACTTGTGAAGGCGCGTGGCCTGTGACCGCTTGCGGAGAGCCTTGAGCTGTGTTTAGCAGGAGCGGGAGAAATGTCCATGGGCTCGCAGTCAGATGCAGCCAAAGACTGATGTTCTCTAGGTGGAGAGTTTAGAGATACGTTGGAGGCAAAGGATACTTCTAGATCTGACGACAGAAATTCGTCGATCTCGTTATTGGTGGCCAAAAACCGTTGACTCTTCTTGCGAGAGGGAGCCAAGGGGGCACTGAGGAACTGACCAGAGGGGGAAGCAAGGAAGGCCATGCTGGATTTCTGAGGTGGAGAATGAGATCGTTTCTGCCTCTTGTATGAACGACGTGTGGATGATTCTATAAGACGGTCGAGGAAGGGCGTAGACATGGCGGAGGTGGTCATGGTTGATATTTGAGGGAGGTTAATATACAAAGGCGTTGCAATG
This Psilocybe cubensis strain MGC-MH-2018 chromosome 3, whole genome shotgun sequence DNA region includes the following protein-coding sequences:
- a CDS encoding M-phase inducer phosphatase, with product MTTSAMSTPFLDRLIESSTRRSYKRQKRSHSPPQKSSMAFLASPSGQFLSAPLAPSRKKSQRFLATNNEIDEFLSSDLEVSFASNVSLNSPPREHQSLAASDCEPMDISPAPAKHSSRLSASGHRPRAFTSGARLFGNDLSNSNSQLLSSPQLAIGQATKSSSGTQGTKKTQRSALPFEWLATSRVPEPPTPEGFRQPSSPMDDAMDVDTSYIADSAIEPADFDPVPESAAPTITDFNQLFHDTMSPRRSFESPAGPELRKRRSFSPESARAPKYQSSSPIPPSSPSESKLERMAAGAAASRLGKPGLQGLGAPSASFLRRPRRPVLSAMVQPYDQHAQSAYPTLESPPSISRDSEEDPSPRGSAPVRRAFSAFLPPSVYTELEEDETSFEGQDMSSPAQAYSKRQQVKTIRRCDGTEDFRPLTGVTALVQNESPSAKFMAAGLPGFGDNEAHGKLLPCHRVTEDGLMRITCDTLNDLLDGKYDEDIIAYHIIDCRFDYEYNGGHIPGAVNINTTAAVEELLLGPSLTKPKASVSGDKARKTILVFHCEFSAKRGPTFAKHLRAKDRAMNNHVYPKIHYPEVYILEGGYCQYFKDSAHRCEPCGYVTMDDPNHATSRREDLDQFRKAKFGRHKSYAYGDANGKSLSFGQQQQQQPKRNTAPSAPPSLFAAATAARSRRGGNGTGSGLMTLAEDGNVTADADDTDTDLGDSPCPPPIKATTLKAKKGVRTSIVRSETYGPIRMPY